From Nymphalis io chromosome 10, ilAglIoxx1.1, whole genome shotgun sequence, a single genomic window includes:
- the LOC126771070 gene encoding non-lysosomal glucosylceramidase isoform X1 produces the protein MDKEIVSNDTMDEPPKYGLKFALNHEFPLKSKQLVIPRPKQIFEMMPLTTRYLKYYLTRKMQKRRPIMDYIHMISAQRMYGCPIGGIGGGTIGRGFKGEFCRFQLYPGIYEYVTVPECQFIVNIRNAKKETIFQSVLSTYNKPKKVLQSWEWKINGSDCEYTALYPRAWTTYDLTKYGIKLVCRQISPVIPHNYKDSSLPCAVFVFSAKNVCNEQRDVSITFTWTEVLAEPKKKKATGKLDLERYSEENTCGVTLEQRIVDQPCTFTIAKTKQENETIHEGYCLWNSAKTSGYVWECLKKHGKLEPDPSQTPTPPKTDNKKENKEKTKKVYKNDSIGLSSAISLEPGGCGSTEFCLVWDMPVIKYKKDCKIHKRYYTKYFGCDGTAGASIAAYALRNYKNWEQQLAEWQDPILNNSNVPDWLKSALMNELYFVADGGTIWFDVPDEFPETDPRHEFGVFGYLEGHEYRMYNTYDVHFYASFALAQLWPNLQVVLQYMFRDSIAVETTKLRQSLYDGKSCNIKIKDSIPHDLGDPEGVPFTQINAYNIHDVSEWRDLNLKFILQVMRDHRLLRAYSAPFGDERCRSLAFIDDVRDGTEDDLYSRATGQADDSERPSPARAPPAPPGPAPERPAGVADILDLLYRSSEPADERGEALQPREAPAAVWDSRRYLADMYPACAALLRRVALWDEDGDGLIENGGFPDQTYDAWVMTGPSAYCGGLWVAALSVVQTMARLLGFEEDEREFSKLLEQARASYEKKLWNGSYYRFDTKPCNSEVVMADQLAGHWFLRASGWTDPVFPEANVKKALHTIYENNVLRFLNGRMGAVNGFVGGTRGHIDTTAIQSEEVWTGVTYGLASLMIYEGMHEQAFVTAGGLHSTLVKMGLSFETPEALYENGNHRSIAYMRPLAIWAMYQAILTRPCPIVPISNGQALHSKENL, from the exons atggacAAAGAAATTGTATCTAATGACACTATGGATGAACCTCCAAAGTATGGCCTTAAATTTGCATTAAACCATGAATTTCCCCTTAAAAGCAAGCAACTTGTAATACCAAGACCTAAACAAATTTTTGAAATGATGCCTTTAACAACAAG gTATCTTAAATACTACTTAACACGAAAGATGCAAAAAAGACGACCAATAATGGATTATATTCATATGATTTCTGCACAAAGAATGTATG gttgtCCAATTGGAGGCATTGGCGGTGGTACCATTGGCAGAGGATTTAAAGGGGAATTCTGCCGGTTCCAACTTTACCCTGGTATTTACGAATATGTCACAGTACCAGAATGTCAATTCATTGTAAATATTAGGAATGCCAAGAAAGAGACCATATTTCAGTCAGTTTTATCTACCTACAA CAAACCAAAGAAAGTTCTTCAGTCATGGGAATGGAAAATTAATGGCTCAGATTGTGAATATACAGCTTTATATCCAAGAGCTTGGACCACTTATGATCTTACAAAATATGGAATTAAATTAGTCTGTCGTCAAATATCGCCTGTGATACCTCACAATTACAAG gaCAGTAGTTTGCCGTGTGCTGTTTTTGTATTTTCAGCGAAAAATGTTTGTAATGAACAAAGAGATGTAAGTATAACGTTCACATGGACCGAAGTTCTAGCAGAACCAAAAAAGAAGAAAGCAACGG GTAAATTGGACTTGGAAAGATATTCCGAGGAAAATACGTGCGGAGTGACCTTGGAACAGCGAATAGTTGACCAGCCTTGCACGTTCACAATAGCTAAAACGAAACAAGAAAACGAAACAATCCATGAAGGCTACTGCCTTTGGAACTCTGCAAAAACATCCGGCTATGTGTGGGAATGCTTAAAGAAACACGGAAAATTAGAACCTGATCCGAGTCAGACGCCGACTCCGCCGAAAACTGAcaataaaaaggaaaataaggAGAAGACGAAGAAGGTTTACAAAA ATGACTCCATAGGATTATCTAGCGCAATATCTTTAGAGCCAGGAGGATGTGGCTCAACCGAATTTTGTCTTGTATGGGACATGCCAgtcataaaatacaaaaaagattgtaaaattcataaaag atattatacaaaatattttggcTGTGATGGTACAGCTGGTGCTAGTATAGCGGCATACGCGCTtaggaattataaaaattggGAACAGCAACTCGCGGAATGGCAAGATCCCATATTAAATAacag TAATGTACCCGATTGGTTAAAAAGTGCCTTAATGAATGAGCTTTACTTCGTCGCAGACGGTGGAACAATTTGGTTTGACGTCCCCGACGAGTTTCCCGAGACTGACCCGCG ACATGAATTTGGTGTATTCGGCTATTTAGAGGGACACGAATACAGGATGTATAACACTTATGATGTTCATTTTTATGCATCTTTCGCACTCGCACAGCTCTGGCCTAATTTACAA GTCGTGTTACAATATATGTTCCGCGACTCGATAGCAGTAGAAACGACGAAACTAAGGCAGTCGTTATACGACGGCAAATCttgtaatatcaaaattaagGATTCCATCCCGCACGATTTGGGCGATCCGG AGGGCGTACCGTTCACGCAAATAAACGCATACAACATCCACGACGTGTCCGAGTGGCGCGACCTGAACCTCAAGTTCATCTTGCAAGTGATGCGCGACCACCGCCTGCTGCGGGCCTACAGCGCGCCCTTCGGCGACGAGCGCTGCCGCTCGCTGGCCTTCATCGACGACGTGCGCGACGGCACCGAGGACGACCTGTACTCGCGCGCCACGGGGCAGGCCGACGACTCGGAGCGGCCGTCCCCCGCCCGCGCGCCCCCCGCGCCTCCCGGGCCCGCGCCCGAGCGGCCCGCCGGCGTGGCCGACATCCTCGACCTGCTGTACCGCAGCTCCGAGCCCGCCGACGAGCGCGGCGAGGCGCTGCAGCCGCGCGAGGCGCCGGCCGCCGTGTGGGACAGTCGCCGCTACCTGGCCGACATGTACCCCGCCTGCGCCGCGCTGCTGCGCCGCGTGGCGCTGTGGGACGAGGACGGCGACGGCCTCATCGAGAACGGCGGCTTTCCGGACCAGACCTACGACGCGTGGGTAATGACCGGCCCGAG CGCCTATTGCGGCGGGTTGTGGGTAGCGGCGTTGAGCGTGGTCCAGACGATGGCTCGGCTACTCGGCTTCGAGGAGGACGAGAGAGAGTTCTCGAAGTTACTGGAGCAGGCGCGCGCCTCCTATGAAAAAAAACTTTGGAACGGTTCCTATTATAGATTCGATACGAAGCCATGTAACTCTGAGGTAGTTATGGCCGATCAGCTTGCCGGACATTG GTTCCTTCGGGCGTCCGGTTGGACCGATCCAGTATTCCCCGAAGCGAACGTTAAGAAAGCTTTGCATACGATATACGAGAATAACGTACTCCGTTTTCTGAATGGACGAATGGGTGCAGTTAACGGCTTCGTGGGAGGAACGCGAGGTCACATCGACACTACTGCCATACAGAGCGAGGAGGTGTGGACTGGAGTCACATATGGACTAGCTTCTCTCATGATTTATGAAg GTATGCACGAGCAAGCATTTGTAACGGCTGGCGGATTACATAGCACTTTAGTAAAAATGGGATTATCATTTGAAACTCCAGAGGCACTGTATGAGAACGGGAACCATCGTTCTATAGCGTACATGCGACCCCTGGCGATATGGGCGATGTATCAGGCTATATTAACCAGGCCGTGCCCTATAGTTCCTATTTCTAACGGTCAAGCCCTACACTCGAAAGAAAATTTATAG
- the LOC126771070 gene encoding non-lysosomal glucosylceramidase isoform X2, with translation MQKRRPIMDYIHMISAQRMYGCPIGGIGGGTIGRGFKGEFCRFQLYPGIYEYVTVPECQFIVNIRNAKKETIFQSVLSTYNKPKKVLQSWEWKINGSDCEYTALYPRAWTTYDLTKYGIKLVCRQISPVIPHNYKDSSLPCAVFVFSAKNVCNEQRDVSITFTWTEVLAEPKKKKATGKLDLERYSEENTCGVTLEQRIVDQPCTFTIAKTKQENETIHEGYCLWNSAKTSGYVWECLKKHGKLEPDPSQTPTPPKTDNKKENKEKTKKVYKNDSIGLSSAISLEPGGCGSTEFCLVWDMPVIKYKKDCKIHKRYYTKYFGCDGTAGASIAAYALRNYKNWEQQLAEWQDPILNNSNVPDWLKSALMNELYFVADGGTIWFDVPDEFPETDPRHEFGVFGYLEGHEYRMYNTYDVHFYASFALAQLWPNLQVVLQYMFRDSIAVETTKLRQSLYDGKSCNIKIKDSIPHDLGDPEGVPFTQINAYNIHDVSEWRDLNLKFILQVMRDHRLLRAYSAPFGDERCRSLAFIDDVRDGTEDDLYSRATGQADDSERPSPARAPPAPPGPAPERPAGVADILDLLYRSSEPADERGEALQPREAPAAVWDSRRYLADMYPACAALLRRVALWDEDGDGLIENGGFPDQTYDAWVMTGPSAYCGGLWVAALSVVQTMARLLGFEEDEREFSKLLEQARASYEKKLWNGSYYRFDTKPCNSEVVMADQLAGHWFLRASGWTDPVFPEANVKKALHTIYENNVLRFLNGRMGAVNGFVGGTRGHIDTTAIQSEEVWTGVTYGLASLMIYEGMHEQAFVTAGGLHSTLVKMGLSFETPEALYENGNHRSIAYMRPLAIWAMYQAILTRPCPIVPISNGQALHSKENL, from the exons ATGCAAAAAAGACGACCAATAATGGATTATATTCATATGATTTCTGCACAAAGAATGTATG gttgtCCAATTGGAGGCATTGGCGGTGGTACCATTGGCAGAGGATTTAAAGGGGAATTCTGCCGGTTCCAACTTTACCCTGGTATTTACGAATATGTCACAGTACCAGAATGTCAATTCATTGTAAATATTAGGAATGCCAAGAAAGAGACCATATTTCAGTCAGTTTTATCTACCTACAA CAAACCAAAGAAAGTTCTTCAGTCATGGGAATGGAAAATTAATGGCTCAGATTGTGAATATACAGCTTTATATCCAAGAGCTTGGACCACTTATGATCTTACAAAATATGGAATTAAATTAGTCTGTCGTCAAATATCGCCTGTGATACCTCACAATTACAAG gaCAGTAGTTTGCCGTGTGCTGTTTTTGTATTTTCAGCGAAAAATGTTTGTAATGAACAAAGAGATGTAAGTATAACGTTCACATGGACCGAAGTTCTAGCAGAACCAAAAAAGAAGAAAGCAACGG GTAAATTGGACTTGGAAAGATATTCCGAGGAAAATACGTGCGGAGTGACCTTGGAACAGCGAATAGTTGACCAGCCTTGCACGTTCACAATAGCTAAAACGAAACAAGAAAACGAAACAATCCATGAAGGCTACTGCCTTTGGAACTCTGCAAAAACATCCGGCTATGTGTGGGAATGCTTAAAGAAACACGGAAAATTAGAACCTGATCCGAGTCAGACGCCGACTCCGCCGAAAACTGAcaataaaaaggaaaataaggAGAAGACGAAGAAGGTTTACAAAA ATGACTCCATAGGATTATCTAGCGCAATATCTTTAGAGCCAGGAGGATGTGGCTCAACCGAATTTTGTCTTGTATGGGACATGCCAgtcataaaatacaaaaaagattgtaaaattcataaaag atattatacaaaatattttggcTGTGATGGTACAGCTGGTGCTAGTATAGCGGCATACGCGCTtaggaattataaaaattggGAACAGCAACTCGCGGAATGGCAAGATCCCATATTAAATAacag TAATGTACCCGATTGGTTAAAAAGTGCCTTAATGAATGAGCTTTACTTCGTCGCAGACGGTGGAACAATTTGGTTTGACGTCCCCGACGAGTTTCCCGAGACTGACCCGCG ACATGAATTTGGTGTATTCGGCTATTTAGAGGGACACGAATACAGGATGTATAACACTTATGATGTTCATTTTTATGCATCTTTCGCACTCGCACAGCTCTGGCCTAATTTACAA GTCGTGTTACAATATATGTTCCGCGACTCGATAGCAGTAGAAACGACGAAACTAAGGCAGTCGTTATACGACGGCAAATCttgtaatatcaaaattaagGATTCCATCCCGCACGATTTGGGCGATCCGG AGGGCGTACCGTTCACGCAAATAAACGCATACAACATCCACGACGTGTCCGAGTGGCGCGACCTGAACCTCAAGTTCATCTTGCAAGTGATGCGCGACCACCGCCTGCTGCGGGCCTACAGCGCGCCCTTCGGCGACGAGCGCTGCCGCTCGCTGGCCTTCATCGACGACGTGCGCGACGGCACCGAGGACGACCTGTACTCGCGCGCCACGGGGCAGGCCGACGACTCGGAGCGGCCGTCCCCCGCCCGCGCGCCCCCCGCGCCTCCCGGGCCCGCGCCCGAGCGGCCCGCCGGCGTGGCCGACATCCTCGACCTGCTGTACCGCAGCTCCGAGCCCGCCGACGAGCGCGGCGAGGCGCTGCAGCCGCGCGAGGCGCCGGCCGCCGTGTGGGACAGTCGCCGCTACCTGGCCGACATGTACCCCGCCTGCGCCGCGCTGCTGCGCCGCGTGGCGCTGTGGGACGAGGACGGCGACGGCCTCATCGAGAACGGCGGCTTTCCGGACCAGACCTACGACGCGTGGGTAATGACCGGCCCGAG CGCCTATTGCGGCGGGTTGTGGGTAGCGGCGTTGAGCGTGGTCCAGACGATGGCTCGGCTACTCGGCTTCGAGGAGGACGAGAGAGAGTTCTCGAAGTTACTGGAGCAGGCGCGCGCCTCCTATGAAAAAAAACTTTGGAACGGTTCCTATTATAGATTCGATACGAAGCCATGTAACTCTGAGGTAGTTATGGCCGATCAGCTTGCCGGACATTG GTTCCTTCGGGCGTCCGGTTGGACCGATCCAGTATTCCCCGAAGCGAACGTTAAGAAAGCTTTGCATACGATATACGAGAATAACGTACTCCGTTTTCTGAATGGACGAATGGGTGCAGTTAACGGCTTCGTGGGAGGAACGCGAGGTCACATCGACACTACTGCCATACAGAGCGAGGAGGTGTGGACTGGAGTCACATATGGACTAGCTTCTCTCATGATTTATGAAg GTATGCACGAGCAAGCATTTGTAACGGCTGGCGGATTACATAGCACTTTAGTAAAAATGGGATTATCATTTGAAACTCCAGAGGCACTGTATGAGAACGGGAACCATCGTTCTATAGCGTACATGCGACCCCTGGCGATATGGGCGATGTATCAGGCTATATTAACCAGGCCGTGCCCTATAGTTCCTATTTCTAACGGTCAAGCCCTACACTCGAAAGAAAATTTATAG